The following proteins come from a genomic window of Gadus morhua chromosome 11, gadMor3.0, whole genome shotgun sequence:
- the hace1 gene encoding E3 ubiquitin-protein ligase HACE1 isoform X2 — protein MGVGISNFHLDGRQKRWWLVRVIKQCRDSVSPFIPVYWTHIMERAMEQLNVQLSRLTRSLRRARTVELPEDNETAVYTLMPMVMADQHRSVSELLLNSKFDVNYAFGRVKRSLLHIAANCGSVECLILLLKRGANPNYQDISGCTPLHLAARNGQKKCMGRLLEYNADVNICNNEGLTAIHWLAVNGRTELLHDLVQHVTNVDVEDAMGQTALHVACQNGHKTTVLCLLDSGADINRPNVSGATPLYFACSHGQRDTAQILLSRAAKYLPDRNGVTPLDLCVQGGYGETCEILIQHHNRLFQTLIQMTQNDDLKESMLRQVLEHVSQQSDSQYQRTLTSLAEVATTNGHKLLSLSSSFEAQMKSLLRIVRIFCHVFRLGPSSPGNGNDMGYNGNKTPRSQVFKPMELLWHSLDEWLVLISSELDRNGRNPSSASSPSSEIASLLLKQREASDGAAVTTAASSPADADVNGDAADPDAADPEAADPDAADPPVVMETTEAYGDGEDVISMTSNRLSAVIQAFYMSCSCQMPPGMTSPRFIEFVCKHDEVLKCFVTRNPKIIFNHFHFLLECPELMSRFMFIIKGQPFKERCEWFYEHLLAGRPDNEMVHRPVNENDILLIHRDSVFRSSCEMVSKSTNEKLKQGIAVRFHGEEGMGQGVVREWFDVLSNEIINPDYGLFTQSADGTTFQPNSNSSVNPDHLNYFCFAGQVLGLALYHRQLVNIYFTRSFYKHILGIPVNYQDVASIDPEYAKNLQWILDNDISDLGLELTFSVETDVFGAMAEVPLKPGGTGILVTQDNKAEYVQLVTELRMTRAIQPQINAFLQGFHTYIPPSLIQLFDEYELELLLSGLPEIDVQDWKKNTEYTSGYDLQEPAVQWFWNVVENLTQEDRVLLLQFVTGSSRVPHGGFAYLMGGSGLQKFTIAAVPFTSHLLPTSSTCINMLKLPEYPSQEVLKDRLLVACHCGSYGYTMA, from the exons ATGGGAGTAGGGATCAGCAATTTTCATCTCGATGGACGACAGAAGCGGTGGTGGTTAGTGCGGGTCATTAAACAGTGTCGAGACTCTGTTTCCCCGTTCATTCCCGTGTATTGGACACATATAATGGAACGAGCGATGGAGCAGCTAAATGTACAGTTGAGTCGGCTGACGCGCTCCCTCCGCAGAGCCAGGACTGTCGAACTCCCTGAAG ACAATGAGACTGCAGTTTACACACTTATGCCCATGGTGATGGCTGACCAGCACAG GTCAGTATCAGAGTTGCTGCTGAACTCCAAGTTTGACGTGAACTATGCCTTTGGGCGTGTGAAGAGAAGTCTGCTACACATTGCTGCTAA CTGTGGGTCAGTGGAGTGTCTTATTCTGTTGCTGAAGAGAGGAGCCAACCCTAACTACCAGGACATTTCTGGCTGTACTCCTCTTCACCTGGCTGCCAGGAATGG ACAGAAGAAGTGCATGGGCAGACTGCTGGAGTACAACGCAGACGTCAATATCTGCAACAATGAGGGGCTGACGGCT ATCCACTGGCTGGCGGTGAACGGCCGCACCGAGCTGCTCCATGACCTTGTGCAGCATGTGACCAACGTGGACGTGGAGGACGCCATGGGACAGACGGCCCTCCACGTGGCCTGTCAGAACGGACATAAGACG ACGGTGCTCTGTCTGCTGGACAGCGGTGCTGACATCAATCGGCCCAACGTCTCCGGGGCAACGCCACTCTACTTTGCTTGCAG CCACGGCCAGCGCGACACGGCCCAGATCCTCCTCTCTAGAGCCGCCAAGTACCTCCCGGACCGCAACGGGGTCACGCCGCTGGACCTCTGCGTGCAG gGTGGCTATGGGGAGACATGCGAGATCCTAATCCAGCACCACAACAGACTGTTCCAGACCCTCATCCAGATGACCCAGAACGATGACCTCAAGGAAAGCATG CTCAGGCAGGTCCTGGAGCATGTTTCCCAGCAGAGTGACAGCCAGTACCAAAGAACCCTGACAAGTCTGGCCGAGGTGGCCACCACCAACGGACACAAGCTTCTCAG TCTCTCCAGCAGCTTTGAGGCGCAGATGAAGAGCCTGCTGCGCATCGTTCGCATCTTCTGCCACGTGTTCCGCCTGGGTCCGTCGTCCCCCGGCAACGGCAACGACATGGGCTACAACGGCAACAAGACCCCCCGCAGCCAGGTGTTCAAG CCGATGGAGCTGCTGTGGCACTCCCTTGACGAGTGGCTGGTGTTGATCTCCTCCGAGCTGGACCGCAACGGGAGGAACCCCTCCTCGGCCTCCTCACCCAGCAGCGAGatcgcctcgctcctcctcaagCAGCGCGAGGCCAGCGACGGCGCCGCCGTGACCACCGCGGCGTCATCCCCCGCGGACGCTGACGTCAACGGCGACGCGGCAGACCCCGACGCGGCAGACCCCGAAGCGGCGGACCCCGACGCGGCGGACCCGCCGGTCGTCATGGAGACCACGGAGGCGTACGGCGACGGGGAGGACGTGATCTCCATGACGTCGAACCGCCTCAGCGCTGTCATCCAGGCGTTCTACATGAGCTGCTCTTGTCAGATGCCGCCGGG AATGACTTCGCCGCGCTTCATTGAGTTTGTGTGCAAGCATGACGAGGTGCTCAAGTGCTTCGTGACCCG GAATCCAAAGATCATCTTTAACCACTTCCACTTCCTGCTGGAGTGTCCCGAGTTGATGTCCCGTTTCATGTTCATCATCAAAGGCCAG cccTTTAAGGAGCGCTGCGAGTGGTTCTACGAGCACCTGCTGGCGGGACGGCCAGACAACGAGATGGTCCACCGGCCTGTTAACGAGAACGACATCCTGCTGATACACAGAG ACTCTGTGTTCCGCAGCAGCTGTGAAATGGTGTCCAAGTCCACCAATGAGAAGCTCAAACAAGGCATCGCCGTCCGCTTCCACGGCGAGGAGGGCATG GGTCAGGGCGTGGTGCGGGAGTGGTTCGACGTCCTGTCCAATGAGATCATCAACCCAGACTACGGGCTCTTCACCCAGTCGGCTGACG GTACCACGTTTCAACCCAACAGCAACTCGTCGGTGAACCCGGACCACCTGAACTACTTCTGCTTCGCGGGGCAGGTCCTGGGACTGGCACTGTACCACCGGCAGCTGGTTAACATCTACTTCACGCGCTCCTTCTACAAGCACATACTGG GCATCCCGGTCAACTACCAGGACGTGGCCTCCATCGACCCCGAGTATGCCAAGAACCTGCAGTGGATCCTGGACAACGACATCAGCGACCTGGGCCTGGAGCTCACCTTCTCGGTTGAGACGGACGTGTTCGGAGCCATGGCGGAGGTGCCTCTGAAGCCCGGCGGCACCGGGATTCTGGTCACCCAGGACAACAAG GCCGAGTACGTCCAGCTGGTGACAGAGCTGAGGATGACACGCGCCATCCAGCCCCAGATAAACGCCTTCCTGCAGGGGTTCCACACCTATATCCCCCCCTCGCTCATCCAGCTCTTTGACGAATACGAACTG gagctgctgctgtctgGGCTGCCCGAGATCGACGTGCAGGACTGGAAGAAGAACACAGAGTACACCAGTGGCTACGATCTGCAGGAGCCCGcggtgcag tgGTTCTGGAACGTGGTGGAGAACTTGACGCAGGAGGACCGGGTTTTGCTGCTGCAGTTTGTCACGGGCAG CTCCAGAGTGCCTCACGGCGGGTTTGCCTACCTCATGGGTGGGAGTGGCTTGCAGAAGTTCACCATCGCTGCCGTGCCCTTCACCTCCCACTTGCTGCCTACCTCTAGCACATG CATCAACATGCTGAAGCTCCCAGAGTACCCCAGCCAGGAGGTGCTGAAGGATCGCCTGCTGGTGGCGTGTCACTGTGGGAGCTACGGCTACACCATGGCGTGA
- the hace1 gene encoding E3 ubiquitin-protein ligase HACE1 isoform X1 — MGVGISNFHLDGRQKRWWLVRVIKQCRDSVSPFIPVYWTHIMERAMEQLNVQLSRLTRSLRRARTVELPEDNETAVYTLMPMVMADQHRSVSELLLNSKFDVNYAFGRVKRSLLHIAANCGSVECLILLLKRGANPNYQDISGCTPLHLAARNGQKKCMGRLLEYNADVNICNNEGLTAIHWLAVNGRTELLHDLVQHVTNVDVEDAMGQTALHVACQNGHKTTVLCLLDSGADINRPNVSGATPLYFACSHGQRDTAQILLSRAAKYLPDRNGVTPLDLCVQGGYGETCEILIQHHNRLFQTLIQMTQNDDLKESMLRQVLEHVSQQSDSQYQRTLTSLAEVATTNGHKLLSLSSSFEAQMKSLLRIVRIFCHVFRLGPSSPGNGNDMGYNGNKTPRSQVFKMRIKQEQEEWARSQQASWRDFDPLEPMELLWHSLDEWLVLISSELDRNGRNPSSASSPSSEIASLLLKQREASDGAAVTTAASSPADADVNGDAADPDAADPEAADPDAADPPVVMETTEAYGDGEDVISMTSNRLSAVIQAFYMSCSCQMPPGMTSPRFIEFVCKHDEVLKCFVTRNPKIIFNHFHFLLECPELMSRFMFIIKGQPFKERCEWFYEHLLAGRPDNEMVHRPVNENDILLIHRDSVFRSSCEMVSKSTNEKLKQGIAVRFHGEEGMGQGVVREWFDVLSNEIINPDYGLFTQSADGTTFQPNSNSSVNPDHLNYFCFAGQVLGLALYHRQLVNIYFTRSFYKHILGIPVNYQDVASIDPEYAKNLQWILDNDISDLGLELTFSVETDVFGAMAEVPLKPGGTGILVTQDNKAEYVQLVTELRMTRAIQPQINAFLQGFHTYIPPSLIQLFDEYELELLLSGLPEIDVQDWKKNTEYTSGYDLQEPAVQWFWNVVENLTQEDRVLLLQFVTGSSRVPHGGFAYLMGGSGLQKFTIAAVPFTSHLLPTSSTCINMLKLPEYPSQEVLKDRLLVACHCGSYGYTMA; from the exons ATGGGAGTAGGGATCAGCAATTTTCATCTCGATGGACGACAGAAGCGGTGGTGGTTAGTGCGGGTCATTAAACAGTGTCGAGACTCTGTTTCCCCGTTCATTCCCGTGTATTGGACACATATAATGGAACGAGCGATGGAGCAGCTAAATGTACAGTTGAGTCGGCTGACGCGCTCCCTCCGCAGAGCCAGGACTGTCGAACTCCCTGAAG ACAATGAGACTGCAGTTTACACACTTATGCCCATGGTGATGGCTGACCAGCACAG GTCAGTATCAGAGTTGCTGCTGAACTCCAAGTTTGACGTGAACTATGCCTTTGGGCGTGTGAAGAGAAGTCTGCTACACATTGCTGCTAA CTGTGGGTCAGTGGAGTGTCTTATTCTGTTGCTGAAGAGAGGAGCCAACCCTAACTACCAGGACATTTCTGGCTGTACTCCTCTTCACCTGGCTGCCAGGAATGG ACAGAAGAAGTGCATGGGCAGACTGCTGGAGTACAACGCAGACGTCAATATCTGCAACAATGAGGGGCTGACGGCT ATCCACTGGCTGGCGGTGAACGGCCGCACCGAGCTGCTCCATGACCTTGTGCAGCATGTGACCAACGTGGACGTGGAGGACGCCATGGGACAGACGGCCCTCCACGTGGCCTGTCAGAACGGACATAAGACG ACGGTGCTCTGTCTGCTGGACAGCGGTGCTGACATCAATCGGCCCAACGTCTCCGGGGCAACGCCACTCTACTTTGCTTGCAG CCACGGCCAGCGCGACACGGCCCAGATCCTCCTCTCTAGAGCCGCCAAGTACCTCCCGGACCGCAACGGGGTCACGCCGCTGGACCTCTGCGTGCAG gGTGGCTATGGGGAGACATGCGAGATCCTAATCCAGCACCACAACAGACTGTTCCAGACCCTCATCCAGATGACCCAGAACGATGACCTCAAGGAAAGCATG CTCAGGCAGGTCCTGGAGCATGTTTCCCAGCAGAGTGACAGCCAGTACCAAAGAACCCTGACAAGTCTGGCCGAGGTGGCCACCACCAACGGACACAAGCTTCTCAG TCTCTCCAGCAGCTTTGAGGCGCAGATGAAGAGCCTGCTGCGCATCGTTCGCATCTTCTGCCACGTGTTCCGCCTGGGTCCGTCGTCCCCCGGCAACGGCAACGACATGGGCTACAACGGCAACAAGACCCCCCGCAGCCAGGTGTTCAAG ATGCGTAtaaaacaggaacaggaagagtgGGCTCGGAGCCAGCAGGCTTCCTGGAGAGATTTTGATCCCCTAGAA CCGATGGAGCTGCTGTGGCACTCCCTTGACGAGTGGCTGGTGTTGATCTCCTCCGAGCTGGACCGCAACGGGAGGAACCCCTCCTCGGCCTCCTCACCCAGCAGCGAGatcgcctcgctcctcctcaagCAGCGCGAGGCCAGCGACGGCGCCGCCGTGACCACCGCGGCGTCATCCCCCGCGGACGCTGACGTCAACGGCGACGCGGCAGACCCCGACGCGGCAGACCCCGAAGCGGCGGACCCCGACGCGGCGGACCCGCCGGTCGTCATGGAGACCACGGAGGCGTACGGCGACGGGGAGGACGTGATCTCCATGACGTCGAACCGCCTCAGCGCTGTCATCCAGGCGTTCTACATGAGCTGCTCTTGTCAGATGCCGCCGGG AATGACTTCGCCGCGCTTCATTGAGTTTGTGTGCAAGCATGACGAGGTGCTCAAGTGCTTCGTGACCCG GAATCCAAAGATCATCTTTAACCACTTCCACTTCCTGCTGGAGTGTCCCGAGTTGATGTCCCGTTTCATGTTCATCATCAAAGGCCAG cccTTTAAGGAGCGCTGCGAGTGGTTCTACGAGCACCTGCTGGCGGGACGGCCAGACAACGAGATGGTCCACCGGCCTGTTAACGAGAACGACATCCTGCTGATACACAGAG ACTCTGTGTTCCGCAGCAGCTGTGAAATGGTGTCCAAGTCCACCAATGAGAAGCTCAAACAAGGCATCGCCGTCCGCTTCCACGGCGAGGAGGGCATG GGTCAGGGCGTGGTGCGGGAGTGGTTCGACGTCCTGTCCAATGAGATCATCAACCCAGACTACGGGCTCTTCACCCAGTCGGCTGACG GTACCACGTTTCAACCCAACAGCAACTCGTCGGTGAACCCGGACCACCTGAACTACTTCTGCTTCGCGGGGCAGGTCCTGGGACTGGCACTGTACCACCGGCAGCTGGTTAACATCTACTTCACGCGCTCCTTCTACAAGCACATACTGG GCATCCCGGTCAACTACCAGGACGTGGCCTCCATCGACCCCGAGTATGCCAAGAACCTGCAGTGGATCCTGGACAACGACATCAGCGACCTGGGCCTGGAGCTCACCTTCTCGGTTGAGACGGACGTGTTCGGAGCCATGGCGGAGGTGCCTCTGAAGCCCGGCGGCACCGGGATTCTGGTCACCCAGGACAACAAG GCCGAGTACGTCCAGCTGGTGACAGAGCTGAGGATGACACGCGCCATCCAGCCCCAGATAAACGCCTTCCTGCAGGGGTTCCACACCTATATCCCCCCCTCGCTCATCCAGCTCTTTGACGAATACGAACTG gagctgctgctgtctgGGCTGCCCGAGATCGACGTGCAGGACTGGAAGAAGAACACAGAGTACACCAGTGGCTACGATCTGCAGGAGCCCGcggtgcag tgGTTCTGGAACGTGGTGGAGAACTTGACGCAGGAGGACCGGGTTTTGCTGCTGCAGTTTGTCACGGGCAG CTCCAGAGTGCCTCACGGCGGGTTTGCCTACCTCATGGGTGGGAGTGGCTTGCAGAAGTTCACCATCGCTGCCGTGCCCTTCACCTCCCACTTGCTGCCTACCTCTAGCACATG CATCAACATGCTGAAGCTCCCAGAGTACCCCAGCCAGGAGGTGCTGAAGGATCGCCTGCTGGTGGCGTGTCACTGTGGGAGCTACGGCTACACCATGGCGTGA